A genomic region of Methylobacterium durans contains the following coding sequences:
- a CDS encoding precorrin-8X methylmutase — MSSRLDYLRDGQAIYARSFAMIRAEADLVRFAGAAERVVVRMIHACGMTDLPADVEMSADFAAAGEAALKAGAPILCDVRMVADGVTRARLPAGNPVICTLGDPRVPGLAAAAGTTRSAAAMELWREHLPGSVVAVGNAPTSLFRLLELLDEGVEPPAAVIGIPVGFVGAAESKEALARDGRVPFVVVHGRRGGSAMTAAAVNALASEVE; from the coding sequence ATGAGTTCGCGCCTCGACTACCTGCGCGACGGGCAGGCCATCTACGCCCGCTCCTTCGCGATGATCCGCGCCGAGGCCGACCTCGTCCGCTTTGCCGGCGCGGCCGAGCGCGTCGTCGTGCGCATGATCCACGCCTGCGGCATGACCGACCTGCCCGCCGACGTGGAGATGTCGGCGGATTTCGCGGCCGCCGGCGAGGCAGCGCTCAAGGCCGGCGCCCCGATCCTGTGCGACGTGCGCATGGTCGCCGACGGCGTCACCCGCGCCCGGCTGCCCGCGGGCAACCCGGTGATCTGCACCCTCGGCGACCCGCGCGTGCCGGGCCTCGCCGCGGCGGCCGGCACCACCCGCTCGGCCGCCGCCATGGAATTGTGGCGCGAGCACCTGCCCGGCAGCGTCGTCGCGGTCGGCAACGCGCCGACATCCCTGTTCCGGCTGCTCGAACTGCTCGACGAGGGGGTGGAACCCCCGGCCGCGGTGATCGGCATCCCGGTCGGCTTCGTCGGCGCCGCCGAGTCGAAGGAGGCGCTGGCCCGGGACGGGCGTGTGCCCTTCGTGGTCGTGCATGGCCGCCGCGGCGGCAGCGCCATGACGGCAGCGGCGGTGAACGCCCTCGCCAGCGAGGTCGAGTGA